In Curtobacterium sp. TC1, the following proteins share a genomic window:
- a CDS encoding helix-turn-helix domain-containing protein has protein sequence MRSRNPEPLWRDVVGRELRARRRGRGDTLHDVARRAGVSPQYLSEMERGRKEPSSEMLAAVAGALESSLLDLTAAAAEQLRERARSAGTGGEQLRSSFVLAA, from the coding sequence ATGAGATCTCGCAATCCCGAGCCGCTCTGGCGTGACGTCGTAGGTCGAGAACTCCGCGCTCGTCGCCGCGGCCGCGGGGACACCCTGCACGACGTCGCTCGTCGCGCAGGGGTGTCACCGCAGTACTTGTCGGAGATGGAACGCGGGCGGAAGGAGCCGTCGAGCGAGATGCTGGCAGCAGTGGCCGGCGCGCTCGAGAGTTCCTTGCTGGACCTGACGGCAGCCGCAGCAGAACAGCTCCGCGAGCGAGCACGTTCCGCAGGTACTGGTGGCGAACAACTGCGGAGCAGTTTCGTCCTCGCAGCCTGA